The region TTCCCCCCGGCCAGGGGGGAGTGGAGGAAGGGGCCAGGATTTACGCGGAGCGCTGCGCCAGCTGTCACGGGAAAAGCGGGGAGGGTTACCCTTTTAACCGCCTGGTGGCGGAGCCTTTCCCCATCACCCCCGAGACCGAGTCCAGCCAGTTCGCCATCGGCAACTACTGGCAGTACCCCACCACCCTCTTCGACTACATCCGCCGGGCCATGCCCTACGGGAATGCGGGCAGCCTGAGCGCAGACGAGGTATATGCCCTGGTGGCCTGGCTGCTCTACCAAAACGGCATCACCGATGGCAGCCAGCCGATGAACGCCCAGACCCTGCCCAAGGTGGCGATGCCGGCTCGAGCCCTGTTGCAGCTGGACCCCGAAACCCACAAACGCTTCCCCTGGCTCAAACTGCCTTAGGTACGCCCATGACCCTGAGCCTGCCCATCGCCTTCCTCGCGGGGTTGCTTTCGTTTCTATCGCCCTGTGTCTTGCCGCTGGTGCCTACCTATTTGCTCTACCTGGGGGGCGAGCGGGGTCGCCCGCTTGTCAACGCCGGTTTTTTCGTGATGGGCTTCTCGGCGGTCTTCCTCGCGCTGGGACTCCCCTTCACCCTGTTGGGAAGCCTGCTGTTTGACTACCG is a window of Allomeiothermus silvanus DSM 9946 DNA encoding:
- a CDS encoding c-type cytochrome, whose protein sequence is MYKRLLVGLLALGLAMAARYHLGTPLTPEQVGQYDLRPAVLPDGRGLPPGQGGVEEGARIYAERCASCHGKSGEGYPFNRLVAEPFPITPETESSQFAIGNYWQYPTTLFDYIRRAMPYGNAGSLSADEVYALVAWLLYQNGITDGSQPMNAQTLPKVAMPARALLQLDPETHKRFPWLKLP